The genomic interval CGAGGCCGAGTTGGCCGCGTTCTTCGGCGACTTGCCGCAGCGCATCGGCGCGGCGCATCTGGTGGTGTGCCGGTCGGGCGCTTCGTCGGTGAGCGAACTGGCGGTGATCGGCCGTCCGGCGATCCTGGTGCCGCTGCCGCATGCGCTCGACCAGGACCAGAGCGCCAACGCCGCGGTTCTGGAGCGCGCCGGCGCGGCCTGGCCAGTGGCGCAGAAGGATCTCGACGCCGATCGCCTGGCCGGCGATCTGGCGCGGCTGATGCAGGCGCCGAAGGCGCTTGCGGCTGCGGCGGCGGCTGCGCGTGCGAACGGAAAGCCCGATGCGGTCGCCCGGCTCGCCGATCTGGTCGAGCGGATCGCCGCGGGCGGGAACACGAGAAAAGGAGACGGCGGATGAAAATGCCGCGCGAACTGGGCCCGGTGCATTTCGTCGGCATCGGCGGCATCGGCATGAGCGGCATCGCCGAGGTGCTGCACACCCTGGGCTACACGGTCCAGGGCTCCGACATGAGCGAGAACGCCAATGTCGCGCGGCTGCGCGAGAAGGGCATCAGGATCGCCATCGGCCATGCGGCGGAAAACCTCGGCGGGGCGGAAGTGCTGGTCGTGTCCTCGGCGATCCGGCGCGACAACCCGGAACTGGTCGCAGCACGCGAGAAGCTCATTCCGGTCGTGCGCCGAGCCGAGATGCTGGCCGAGCTGATGCGCTTCAAGCAGGCGATCGCCATCGGGGGCACACACGGCAAGACCACCACGACCTCGCTGATCGCCGCCCTGCTGGACGCCGGCGGGCTCGACCCGACGGTGATCAACGGCGGCATCATCAACGCCTACGGCACCAACGCGCGCATGGGCGCGGGCGACTGGATGGTGGTCGAGGCCGACGAGAGCGACGGCACGTTCGTCAAGCTGCCGGCCGACGTCGCCGTCGTCACCAACATCGATCCGGAACACCTCGATCACTACGGCGACTTCGCCGGCGTGCGCGCCGCCTTCCGCCATTTCGTCGAGAACGTGCCGTTCTACGGCTTCGCGGTCATGTGTCTCGACCATCCCGAGGTGCAGTCGCTGGTCGGCCAGATCGAGGACAAGCGCATCGTCACCTACGGCGCCAACCCGCAGGCCGACGTGCGCTTCACCGACGTCGCCATGGTCGGCGGCCGATCGACCTTCTCCGTCCGCTTCCAGGACCGGCGTACCGGCGAGACCGGCACGCTGAGCAATCTGGTGCTGCCGATGCCCGGCCTGCACAACGTCGCCAACGCCGCCGCGGCCATTGCCGTCGCGCACGAGCTCGGCGTCGACAGCGAGGCGATCCGCAAGGGGCTGGCCGGCTTCGGCGGCGTCAAGCGGCGCTTCACCTATACCGGCAGTTGGAACGGCGTCGAGATCTTCGACGACTACGGCCACCATCCGGTCGAGATCCGCGCCGTGCTGCACGCTGCGCGCGAGACCGCGAAGGGCCGCGTCATCGCGGTCGTGCAGCCGCACCGCTACAGCCGCCTCGCCAGCCTGTTCGACGACTTCTCGACCTGCTTTAACGATGCCGACACGGTGATCGTGGCGCCGGTCTATGCGGCCGGCGAACAGCCGATCGAGGGCGCCGGCCGCGACGACCTCGTCACGGGCCTCAAGACCCGCGGCCACCGCTCGGTGTTCGCACTCGAAGGTCCGGAGGCGCTCGCCGCGCTCGTCGCCGAACACGCGCGGCCGGGCGACTATGTCGTCTGCCTCGGCGCCGGCACGATCACCCAGTGGGCGCACGCCCTGCCGGCCCAGCTCGCCGCGCTCGGAGGCGTGCGGTGAGCTTTCCCGACCTCCTGGCGACCCTCGGCGACTGGCTTGCCGGCGTGCGCGGCAAGTTGACCGCCAACCAGCCGCTCGCCGCCGTCACCTGGCTGCGCGTCGGCGGACCGGCGCAGCTGCTGTTCCAACCGGCCGACGAGGACGACCTCGCGCTGTTCCTCGCTGCGTTGCCGGAGGAGATCCCGGTGCTGCCGATCGGCCTCGGGTCCAACCTGCTGGTGCGCGACGGCGGCATCGAGGGCGTCGTCGTGCGCCTGACCGGCAAGGGTTTCGGCACCGTCGAGGTGCTGGACGGCGCGCGCCTGCGCATCGGGGCCGCAGTCCCCGACAAGCGCGTGGCCGAGGCGGCGGCGGAGGCCGGCATCGGCGGCTTTTCGTTCTACGCCGGCATTCCGGGCGCGCTCGGCGGCGCGCTGCGCATGAACGCCGGCGCCCACGGCACGGAGACCTGCCAGCGGCTGGTCGAGCTCGCCGCGCTCGACCGGCGCGGCAACCGGATCGTCCTGAGCAACGCCGACATGGGCTATTCCTACCGCCACAGCGCGGTGCCAGCCGACCTCATATTCACAGGCGCGGTGCTTGCCGGCACGCCGCAGGCGGAAGTCGAAATCCGCGCCGAGATGGCCGAGGTCGCCGCCCACCGCGAGCGCGCGCAGCCAATCCGCGAGAAGACCGGCGGCTCGACCTTCAAGAACCCGCCCGGCACATCCGCGTGGAAGGAGATCGACGCGGCCGGCTGTCGCGGCCTGCAGATCGGCGGCGCGCGCATGTCCGACATGCACTGCAACTTCATGATCAATACCGGCGACGCGACCGCCTTCGACCTGGAGTTGCTCGGCGAGACGGTGCGCCGGCGCGTGCGCGCCCACAGCGGCATCTGCCTGGAATGGGAGATCAAGCGCCTCGGCCGCTTTCTGCCCGGGCAAGGGGTGACGCCCTTTCTCGACTGACGACGCGCCGTGGCGCGCCGGCGCGGGAATCGTCGGTAAATTTTTTCCTTAACCGAGTAGTTAACGGTTCCTTACCGATTTGCCGTCAAAAAGAGTGGCGGGGAGCGGTGTACCGGTGAGTCGGCGAATGACTGGAAAACATGTTGCGGTTCTGATGGGCGGCTGGGTCAACGAACGGCCCGTGAGCCTGAGTTCGGGCAGGGCCTGCGCCGATGCTCTCGAGGCGCGCGGCTACCGCGTGACCCGAATCGACGTCGATCGGACCATCGCCGCGGTGCTGGCCGAGGCGAAGCCTGACGTCGCCTTCAACGCCCTGCACGGTCCGTTCGGCGAGGACGGCTGCATCCAGGGCATCCTGGAGATCCTTCAGATCCCCTACACGCATTCCGGTGTCATGGCCTCGGCGCTCGCCATGAACAAGGTCAAGGCCAAGGCCGTCATGGCGGCGGCCGGCGTGCCGGTCACGGAGCACCGCATCGTCGACCGGCGCAGCATCGGCAGCGAGCACCCGATGGCGCCACCCTACGTGCTCAAGCCGATCAACGAGGGGTCGAGCTTCGGCGTGCTGATCGTCAAGGAGGACGCGCAGTTTCCGCCGCAGGAACTCAGCCGCGACGACTGGCCCTACCCCGACGTGCTGATGTGCGAGCGATACATCCCCGGTCGGGAACTGACCTGCGCGGTCATGGGCGACCGTGCGCTCGGGGTCATCGACATCGTGCCGCTCGGACACGGCTTCTACGACTACGAGGCAAAGTACGCCGAAGGCGGTTCACAACACATTCTTCCTGC from Polymorphum gilvum SL003B-26A1 carries:
- the murC gene encoding UDP-N-acetylmuramate--L-alanine ligase, whose protein sequence is MKMPRELGPVHFVGIGGIGMSGIAEVLHTLGYTVQGSDMSENANVARLREKGIRIAIGHAAENLGGAEVLVVSSAIRRDNPELVAAREKLIPVVRRAEMLAELMRFKQAIAIGGTHGKTTTTSLIAALLDAGGLDPTVINGGIINAYGTNARMGAGDWMVVEADESDGTFVKLPADVAVVTNIDPEHLDHYGDFAGVRAAFRHFVENVPFYGFAVMCLDHPEVQSLVGQIEDKRIVTYGANPQADVRFTDVAMVGGRSTFSVRFQDRRTGETGTLSNLVLPMPGLHNVANAAAAIAVAHELGVDSEAIRKGLAGFGGVKRRFTYTGSWNGVEIFDDYGHHPVEIRAVLHAARETAKGRVIAVVQPHRYSRLASLFDDFSTCFNDADTVIVAPVYAAGEQPIEGAGRDDLVTGLKTRGHRSVFALEGPEALAALVAEHARPGDYVVCLGAGTITQWAHALPAQLAALGGVR
- the murB gene encoding UDP-N-acetylmuramate dehydrogenase gives rise to the protein MSFPDLLATLGDWLAGVRGKLTANQPLAAVTWLRVGGPAQLLFQPADEDDLALFLAALPEEIPVLPIGLGSNLLVRDGGIEGVVVRLTGKGFGTVEVLDGARLRIGAAVPDKRVAEAAAEAGIGGFSFYAGIPGALGGALRMNAGAHGTETCQRLVELAALDRRGNRIVLSNADMGYSYRHSAVPADLIFTGAVLAGTPQAEVEIRAEMAEVAAHRERAQPIREKTGGSTFKNPPGTSAWKEIDAAGCRGLQIGGARMSDMHCNFMINTGDATAFDLELLGETVRRRVRAHSGICLEWEIKRLGRFLPGQGVTPFLD
- a CDS encoding D-alanine--D-alanine ligase; this encodes MTGKHVAVLMGGWVNERPVSLSSGRACADALEARGYRVTRIDVDRTIAAVLAEAKPDVAFNALHGPFGEDGCIQGILEILQIPYTHSGVMASALAMNKVKAKAVMAAAGVPVTEHRIVDRRSIGSEHPMAPPYVLKPINEGSSFGVLIVKEDAQFPPQELSRDDWPYPDVLMCERYIPGRELTCAVMGDRALGVIDIVPLGHGFYDYEAKYAEGGSQHILPAKISPIIYQEVQKLTLTAHQALGCRGVSRADFRFDEKADGTSSLICLEVNTQPGMTPTSLVPELAAHEGYDFGDLVTWMVEDASCCR